The sequence ATGTAAATCTGGTGATGACTTTTATCGCCTTCATTCATAGTGCGATCGCATTGTCAAACACCTGGAATCACCCATCAACAGAACTATTTATTCCCTGGCTTTCCACTGCTGGCTTAAATCTAACTATTGCTATAGACATTTCCTCGGTCAGCGTCGGTGCACTAGTCGTCATTACAGGCTTAAATTTGCTAGCACAAACTTACGCCATCGGTTACATGGAAATGGATTGGGGCTGGGGAAGATTCTTTTCTTTGTTGGGATTTTTTGAAGCCGGATTATGTGCCCTAGTTTTATGTAATAGCTTATTCTTCAGTTATGTCATCTTGGAAATCCTCACCTTGGGAACCTACCTCCTAGTCGGCTTATGGTTTAGTCAGCCGCTGGTAGTCACCGGTGCAAGAGATGCATTTTTAACCAAACGGGTAGGAGACTTACTATTATTAATGGGGGTGTTGGGACTATGGCCCCTAGCTGGAACTTGGAACTATACAGAATTAGCTGAGTGGGCGACTACAGCCAACGTCAACCCCACGCTGATTACTTTAGTAGGTTTAGCCTTAATTGCGGGGCCGATGGGTAAATGTGCTCAATTCCCGTTGCATTTGTGGTTAGATGAAGCGATGGAAGGCCCCGTACCTAGTACAGTTTTGCGGAACTCAGTGGTAGTCGCCAGTGGTGCATGGGTACTGATTAAACTGCAACCAGTGTTAACCTTATCACCGATAGTATCCTCAGCCATTGTAGCGATTGGGGCGGTGACAGCAGTCGGTGCTTCCTTAATTGCGATCGCCCAAATTGATATTAAGCGCTGTCAGTCTTATTCGGTTAGCGCCTACATGGGTTTAGTATTCATCGCCGTAGGTACGCAACAAGATGAAGCCGCACTGTTATTAGTCCTCACCCATGCTTTATCTTCCGCATTACTAGTCATGAGTACTGGGGGGATTGTCTGGAACAGCATCACCCAAGATATTAACCAACTGGGTGGACTCTGGTCGCGCCGTCCCATATCCGGAATCGCTTTTATAGTTGGTAGTCTGGGATTAATCGGCTTCCCACCTCTGGGCGGCTTTTGGGCTTTAATAAAACTGGGTGATGCATTGTGGTTCAGTCAACCAGCATTGGTAGCAGTAATTATCGCCGTTAACGCCCTCACAGCCTTTAGTCTAGCCAGAGAATTCGGCTTAATTTTTGGTCGTCAAGCCAAGCAAATGAGTGAGCGATCGCCTGAAGTCCACTGGCCGATGGTGCTACCGATGGTAATTTTACTCGGTTTTGTCCTACACCTGCCCCTAGTTTTGCAAAGTTTATCACTCCTTCCCAGTTGGGCAATTCTGAATAAAGATGTAACCCTGTTGCTGATTTGGTCAAGTATTTTTGGTGTCAGCATTGGTGGCGTCGTTTATTTAGGAAATTGGCAAAAACCTATCCGCTTACCGGGAAAAGCTTTAAGAAATTTTTTCGCCTACGACTTTTACACCGCCCAAATTTATCGCCTCACCATTGTTGCTAGCGTCGGTCAAATTGCCAAATTTGCCGATATGCTAGACCGCTTAGTTATTGACGGGATTGTCAATCTTGTCGGCTTATTTTCACTATTAGGTGGACAAGGGCTAAAATACAGCACCTCCGGACAAACCCAATTTTACGCCTTCACCGTCCTCCTCGGTGTCAGCGTCTTGGGAATGTGGGTAGCTTGGCCGTTTTGGGGAGTACAATTTCTCGATTTAATGTTTTAAATCTCGGCTTTGCCAAATTTTAAATTGCCATGTTAAGCGTTTTAATTGTTCTGCCAATTTTAGCTGCTGTTTTGGTAGCACTATTGCCCAAAACTATCTCTAATAGCAGCATTCGTCTCATAGCATTGTTCCTGTCAGGAATAAATCTGCTCTGGAATCTTTTTATTCTGTTGAAATTTGACCTCAGTAACCCAGGAATGCAGTTTCAAGAATATCTACCTTGGAACGAAACTCTGGGTTTAAACTATCAATTAGGGGTGGATGGACTATCAATATTAATGTTGATACTAAATAGTCTCCTCACCTGGATTGCAATTTACAGCAGCAGCCAGCAGATCCAACGTCCTAAGCTTTTTTACTCTTTAATATTAGTAGTGAGTGGTGGTGTCGCTGGTGCATTTTTAGCAGAAAATCTGTTGCTATTCTTCCTGTTTTATGAACTGGAATTAATCCCCTTTTATCTGCTAATTTCTATTTGGGGAGGAGCAAAACGAGCTTATGCTGGCATCAAATTTCTAATTTATACAGCAGTTTCTGGAGCCTTAATTTTAGCAACCTTCCTCGGCACAGTTTGGTTAACTGGTTCTAGCAGCTTTGCCATAGACGCCATCTCTACCCAAACCCTCTCAGCCGGAATGCAAATTCTCCTACTGGGAGGAATTATAGTCGGTTTCGGTATCAAAATTCCTTTAGTTCCTTTTCATACTTGGTTGCCGGATGCTTACGTAGAAGCTTCCGCACCAATCGCTATTTTGCTTGGTGGTGTTTTGGCGAAGCTAGGTACTTATGGATTGTTGCGGTTTGGTTTGGGAATGTTTCCCCAAGCTTGGAGTGCGATCGCGCCTACATTGGCAATTTGGGGTGCAATCAGTGCTATCTATGGAGCATTAGTAGCGATCGCCCAAACAGACATCAAGCGCATGGTAGCCTATAGTTCTATCGGTCACATGGGTTACATCTTAGTCGCAGGTGCTGCGAGTACTCCCCTTTCCCTTGTAGGTGCAGTCGCCCAAATGTTCAGCCACGGTATCATTCTTGCTATCCTCTTCCTTTTAGTAGGAATCGTGGAAGCGAAAGTTGGTACCCGCGAATTAGACCAGCTCAATGGTTTAATGAGTCCCATTCGCGGTTTACCTCTAATCAGCGCCCTCCTAGTTTTAAGCGGAATGGCTAGTGCTGGGATTCCTGGTTTAACTGGATTTGTGGCTGAATTTATCGTCTTCCAAGGTAGTTTTGCTAACTTCCCTATTCCCACGCTTTTGTGTGTATTATCTAGTGCTTTAACCGCAGTTTATTTCGTTATTCTCCTCAACCGTACCTGTTTTGGCAAACTCGACAACAACCTAGCTTACTATCCTCGCGTGTTGTGGTCAGAGAAAATACCAGCTTTAATTTTGGCAGTTTTAATTATCTTTTTAGGAATACAACCCACTTGGTTAGTGCGTTGGAGTGAAACCACAACCACAACAATGGTAGCTGCAATTCCACCCATAGAAAAAACTGTCGTTTCGCAAATAGCCTTGCAAGAATAAACATGAGCTTGAGTAAGGTTCCCGACATCTGGTAATAGTCGGGAATCTGATTAAAAAGCAATTGCTTGAATATTTTTTCTCCCTTTTCATCAGGGACAAAACTATTAATAGAAATAACTGAAAATCACTAAACACTAATTACCATGACAGCAACTGTTATCCCTTCCACTACCAAATTACCTCCTTCTAAACATGAATTTGCCGAAGTAATTCACCGTTTAGAAGCTGGCGGTTCAATGTTGCCAGATACGCCAGAAAATCTCATGCAAATCATTGGTTTGTATAAAGCTTATGCTGTGCCAATGGATTTCTACTGGCGTGACCTCCTTTATATTGCTGAACGAGAATTTTTAAACCCCTTACCCTTTTTTAAATACTTCTTACCCAAAGAGTATTTAGAAAGACACAATCATTATGCCGGCGATGATGCCGACTTGCGAGTTTGGCGCGGAATTGCTACCGCTCACCCTGAACTTTTGGCATTTATCGACAAAGGTGAAACTGGCAAATTTCCCCAGTTATTCCATCATTTATTCCACGATCGCATTAACATGGAATTTGCTGAAGCTTGTATGCGAGCCATGCTTTGGCATCGTCATATGTATGCACCAGTCAACCAATTTGATGCTTACCTAGACTCAGAAGAATATAAAGCTAACGCTGATAGAGCCATCAAAGCCTACTTTCAAGGTAATCCGGTCATGTTGGCACTGCATAAACTGTTCCCAGAAATGTTCATAGAACAGTGTCGCCAAATGTCTTATTATTCCAACCTGGGTTTATTTTGGGAAGTGATGGCGCCCGTCTTTTTTGAGATGTCAGACATCTACGATGAAGGTGGATTTAAAGGTGTACCAGATGCGATGAATTTCTTAGTCAATGGGATTTTTGCCATCGCTGGTAGACCTATTTACCATCATGTTTATATTAAAGGTGAATGTTACGAAATCATTCCCAAATCTAAAGGTTTTACTTGGTTATATGAAGCAGCATTACCTTATGTAGAAGCTGTTTTCTACCGCACCGCACCCTTTAGAGGCACTAAATCTTATAATGCTCAAGCAGGTCAAGTACCTGATGAGCAAAAAGATTTTCACTATGGAATTCTCTACGCTGACGTGTTTCCAGTTGGGACTGCGGGTATTCCACCAACATTATTAATGCAAGATATGTTGCACTTCCTACCCCAATATCTTGTTGATTATTATGAGCAATATTGTCGTGGTGAAGGAGATATGTTGATTCAATTGGGTATTAGTTTTCAAAGGTCAATGTACAACGTGACCTCGGCGGTAATTCAAGCATTGCGAACTGCTCTTTTATATCCTTTAGATGACCCAAATCCCAAACATTTACAAGCAAATCGAGAATTTTTTGAAGCACAACTAAATCGCTTCACTCGCGCTGATTATAATATGCGTGATGCGGCTCGATTAAGGAGTATTCAACAACAAGATTACAGATAATTGTGTGCGGGAATTACGGAAATAATACCAATTCTCTAAATTTTGGCAACACATCAATAACCTGTAAGGGCGTACGGCCGTACGCCCCTACCAATTTATCTGTTGTCCCCTTTTGGCGACTTGGTATAAGAAAGCAAACTCCAGTTTGTTTACGGAAAACACTCAAATGAGTAAACAAACTGCGGTTTGCTTGCAGAAAACACTGAAATGAGAAAGCGTTTAGGTTAAATGAGTAAACAAACTGTGGTTTACTTGCAGAAAACACTGAAATGAGAAAGCGTTTAGGTT is a genomic window of Fortiea contorta PCC 7126 containing:
- a CDS encoding NAD(P)H-quinone oxidoreductase subunit F: MVQFLLETVWLVPCYALLGGLLAVPWSPGIIRRTGPRPAGYVNLVMTFIAFIHSAIALSNTWNHPSTELFIPWLSTAGLNLTIAIDISSVSVGALVVITGLNLLAQTYAIGYMEMDWGWGRFFSLLGFFEAGLCALVLCNSLFFSYVILEILTLGTYLLVGLWFSQPLVVTGARDAFLTKRVGDLLLLMGVLGLWPLAGTWNYTELAEWATTANVNPTLITLVGLALIAGPMGKCAQFPLHLWLDEAMEGPVPSTVLRNSVVVASGAWVLIKLQPVLTLSPIVSSAIVAIGAVTAVGASLIAIAQIDIKRCQSYSVSAYMGLVFIAVGTQQDEAALLLVLTHALSSALLVMSTGGIVWNSITQDINQLGGLWSRRPISGIAFIVGSLGLIGFPPLGGFWALIKLGDALWFSQPALVAVIIAVNALTAFSLAREFGLIFGRQAKQMSERSPEVHWPMVLPMVILLGFVLHLPLVLQSLSLLPSWAILNKDVTLLLIWSSIFGVSIGGVVYLGNWQKPIRLPGKALRNFFAYDFYTAQIYRLTIVASVGQIAKFADMLDRLVIDGIVNLVGLFSLLGGQGLKYSTSGQTQFYAFTVLLGVSVLGMWVAWPFWGVQFLDLMF
- a CDS encoding NADH-quinone oxidoreductase subunit M; its protein translation is MLSVLIVLPILAAVLVALLPKTISNSSIRLIALFLSGINLLWNLFILLKFDLSNPGMQFQEYLPWNETLGLNYQLGVDGLSILMLILNSLLTWIAIYSSSQQIQRPKLFYSLILVVSGGVAGAFLAENLLLFFLFYELELIPFYLLISIWGGAKRAYAGIKFLIYTAVSGALILATFLGTVWLTGSSSFAIDAISTQTLSAGMQILLLGGIIVGFGIKIPLVPFHTWLPDAYVEASAPIAILLGGVLAKLGTYGLLRFGLGMFPQAWSAIAPTLAIWGAISAIYGALVAIAQTDIKRMVAYSSIGHMGYILVAGAASTPLSLVGAVAQMFSHGIILAILFLLVGIVEAKVGTRELDQLNGLMSPIRGLPLISALLVLSGMASAGIPGLTGFVAEFIVFQGSFANFPIPTLLCVLSSALTAVYFVILLNRTCFGKLDNNLAYYPRVLWSEKIPALILAVLIIFLGIQPTWLVRWSETTTTTMVAAIPPIEKTVVSQIALQE
- a CDS encoding CO2 hydration protein — its product is MTATVIPSTTKLPPSKHEFAEVIHRLEAGGSMLPDTPENLMQIIGLYKAYAVPMDFYWRDLLYIAEREFLNPLPFFKYFLPKEYLERHNHYAGDDADLRVWRGIATAHPELLAFIDKGETGKFPQLFHHLFHDRINMEFAEACMRAMLWHRHMYAPVNQFDAYLDSEEYKANADRAIKAYFQGNPVMLALHKLFPEMFIEQCRQMSYYSNLGLFWEVMAPVFFEMSDIYDEGGFKGVPDAMNFLVNGIFAIAGRPIYHHVYIKGECYEIIPKSKGFTWLYEAALPYVEAVFYRTAPFRGTKSYNAQAGQVPDEQKDFHYGILYADVFPVGTAGIPPTLLMQDMLHFLPQYLVDYYEQYCRGEGDMLIQLGISFQRSMYNVTSAVIQALRTALLYPLDDPNPKHLQANREFFEAQLNRFTRADYNMRDAARLRSIQQQDYR